In the genome of Thermodesulfobacteriota bacterium, the window CCATTTTCCAGGGTAATAGCCTCATAGGGGCAGGATTCAAGGCAAGTTCCGCAACCGGTGCATTTATCCTGGTCTATTCTTATGCTCATATATTGATATTTAATACCTAATCTGTTTAATATTTTTAAGCAAAATCTCTACCTGCTCCTCGACCGGACCCTCGATCATCAGGCGCTTTCTATCCCATTTCGGGGCAAAAATCTCGGTTACCTCGGTAAATGATCCAGCCAGACCGATCTTCTTTTCGTCAGCGCCAAGCTCTTTGGCCCCATAAACGGGAATCTGCTGATTCTTGGCCCTTATCTTGGCCTTAAGCGAAGGAAGACGAGGCTCGTTGATCTCTTTGACCACGGTTAAAAGGGCCGGCAGGGGCAGGTCAAGCACGTCGTATCCACTGTCCATCAGCCTTTGCAAACGCATGGCGCCGTTTTCCACAAACTCTATATGCCGCACATAGGTAACATAAGGAAGATTTAAACGCTCGGCCAGACCGGGGCCGACCTGAGCTGTGTCCCCATCTATAGCCTGTTTTCCGCAAATAATCAAATCAAAATGGCCGATCTTTTTAATGCCCAGAGAGAGGATATAGGTAGTAGCCCAGGTATCAGAACCGGCAAAGGCCCGATCGGAAAGGAGCACGGCCTCATCAGCGCCACAGGAAAGGGCCTCCCTGAGCGCTGTTTCAGCCTGGGGCGGGCCCATGGTTAATACCGTTACCTTTCCTCCATAACGTTCTTTAAGACTCAATCCGGCCTCGAGGGCGTGCATGTCATAGGGATTGACAATGCTTTCTACCCCCTCCCGTACCAGGGCTTTGGTCTCAGGATCAATACGGACATGGGCCGAATTTGGAACCTGTTTTATGCAGGCTACGATGTCCATTTAATATTTCTCCTCAAGTAAATCCCGAATTCTAAATCCTAACTCGGCTACGCCGAAGACCGTTCCCTCCGCGCTGCGCGCGTCGGGAACTAGTCAGTAGTCATTTGTCACTGGTAAAAGCGATCAATCTTCCAGACCTAACCAATGACTAATGACCAGTGACGAGTGACGTTTTGAACTTCGAACTTTGAACTTCACCAACCAGAGTCTTTGCGTTATGAAATTTAAAGCTAAGGGTCTACTTTGTGCGGCTATATTCCTTATTCAGGGCCTGGCCAATGACACTGCGTTGGATCTGGTTGGTTCCTTCATAAATCTGAAGAATTTTGGCGTCCCGCATCATCTTCTCCACGGGATAGTCCTTCATGTAACCATAGCCGCCAAAGACCTGGACTGCATCAGTGGTCACCTGCATGGCCGCATCACTTGGGAAGAGCTTGGACATGGCCGAGACCTTACTTATATCCTTGGGGTTACTGTCTATATATCTGGCCACGGCATAGACCAGGGCCCGGCCCGCCTCCGTCTGGGTAGCCATATCCGCCAGCATGTGCTGCACGGCCTGGAACGAGATTATGGGATGGCCAAATTGCACCCGCTCTTTGGCATATTGCACAGCGGCATCCAATGCCCCCTGCGCCAGACCGACGGACAGGGATCCGATGCCCGGCCTGGCCAGATCAAGGGTCCGCATGGCTACTATAAAGCCCATGCCTTCACGGCCAATAAGCCGGTCCTTGGGGATGCGGCAATGGTCAAATATAAGTTCCCGTGTAGATGAGGCCCGAAGTCCCATCTTCTTTTCCTTTTTCCCGAAGCTAAACCCGGCCTCCCCTTTCTCTACAATAAAGGCGCTCGCTCCCCGCGCCCCTTTTTCTCGATCCGTTAGAGCGATTATCGTATAGATCTCCGCCTCACCGCCGTTGGTTATCCATTGCTTGGTTCCATTTAGAATATAGGCGTCGCCGTCTTTCGTCGCCGTGGTGCGGATACCTCCGGCATCGCTTCCTGCCCCGGCCTCCGTCAGGCCGAAGGCCGCCAATTTTCGGCCACTGGCGATCTCCGGCAGATATTTCTGCCTTTGCTCTTCGCTGCCGAAGAAAAGGATGGGAAGGGCCCCCAAGGCGCTGGCGGCGAAGGTTGTGGCTACGCCAATACAGGCGCGCCCAAGTTGTTCCACAGCCAGACAGTTTTCAAAGCATCCCCCGCCAAATCCACCGTATTTTTCCGGAAGATAGATTCCGAAGAGGTCTGCCTTCGCCAGGTCTTCCATTATCTTCCAGGGAAATTCCTCTTTTTCATCCAGTTCCGCACGCACGGGCACAACCTTTTCCTCGGCTATCTTACGCGCCAGGTCCACAATCATCTTCTGCTCATCAGTCAGGAAATAATCCATAGGAAATCACCCTTTCATTAATATCTTTCACCATCTAATCAGCGAGGCCCCCCAGGTAAAACCTCCACCGAAGGCATTGAGCATTATTAAATCTCCTTCCCTGATGCGCCCTTCACGGTTGGCCTCATCCAGGGCAATGGGAATGGTGGCGGCCGATGTATTGCCATATTTATGGATATTAACATAGACCTTTTCCCTGGGCAGTTGCAGGCGCTCAGCGATGCTGTTAATAATTCGTATATTGGCCTGATGAGGAATGTAAAGGTCTATATCCTGCGGAGATAAGTTATTGGCCTCCAGGGCCTCCCGGGCGGATTCTTCCATGGCCCTTACGGCCAGCTTAAATACATCACGGCCCTGCATGTGAATGTACTGCAGATTGTCGTCCAGCATCTGGCGGGAGGGTGGCGACACGCAACCGCCTCCCGGGATATGTAAAAGTTTCCAGAGGGCGCCGTCGGCGTGCAGATGGTTGGAGAGGATACCCCGCTTTCCGTTACGACCGGTTACCACTACTGCTCCAGCCCCATCCCCGAAAAGGACACTCGTATTTCTATCTTTCCAATTGACGCGACAGGAGAGAACTTCAGCCCCTATAACCAGTATTTTAAAATTGATATTATTCCGAATAAAATTGTCGGCGGTAGCCAGTCCATAGAGGAAACCGGAACACGCCGCAGACAGGTCAAAGGCAGCTGCCCTTTCTGCCCCAAGATTTTTCTGTACCAGACAGGCGGCCGTGGGCATGAGCATATCCGGCGTAAGGGTACAGACGATAATCATATCCAGTTCTGCGGCCTTAATCCCGGCCATATCCAGGGCCTTCTTAGCCGCCTGCGTGGCCAGGAAGGAACAGGGTTCATCCTTAGAGGAGATGCGGCGCTCTTTTATTCCCGAACGCGTAGTAATCCATTCGTCAGAGGTATCGACCATCTTTTCCAGATCCTGGTTGGTCAATACCCTCGCCGGTAAGTGACAACCTGTGCCGACAATAACCGTGCGTACCAAAATAAAATTCTCCTCAGATTTTCCTGTTCCTGTGTTACCTGTCAGATACGACCCGCCGCCTGCCCAGAGCCTGCAAGTCACCGCTGTTTCTTAAATTGGAAAGGAGGTGTTCGTTCAGCTTCTGTGATACAAACTCAGCAGCCATCAAAATGGCATTCTTGATGGCCCTGGGACAAGATCGGCCATGGGCAATAATTCCGATGCCATTTATACCCAGAAGAGGGGCTCCTCCGTACTCTGCATAATCTACCTTTTTCTTAAACCTGCGGAAGGCGCTACTACATAACAAATAACCTGCCCTGGCAAAAAGGCTCTTTTCTATCTCGGCCCTGAGCATAAGACTGATGGCCTCGGCCAGACCTTCGCTTAACTTCAACGAGACATTGCCGACAAAACCATCACAGACAATAACATCTACATCGCCTCTAAAGACGTCCCTTCCTTCCACGTTACCTATAAAGTTGAGTGAACTCGCGGAAAACAGCCCATACGCCTTTTTTACTACCAGATTTCCTTTGGCGCCCTCTTCGCCTATACTCATCAGACCTACACGCGGATTGGATACCCCCAAAATACCCTGAGAAAACACCGTGCCCATTATACCGAATTGGAGAAGATGATGGGGCTTACAGTCCACATTGGCCCCGGCATCAATCATCACCGTCGGTCCCTTTAGAGTGGGAAGGACACCGGCAATAGCCGGCCGTTCCACCCCTTCCAGCCTTCCCAGCACAAAACTGGCCGTAGCCAGCGTGGCGCCGGAATTTCCGGCGCTGACCGCTGCGTCGGCCCGGCCCTGGCCCACCATCTCAAACGTCACCCGGATAGAAGAATCCTTCTTCTTTTTTAAGGCCTCAGAAGGAGATTCATCCATGCCCACAACTTCTGTGGCATTTTGTATGATAAAATGACCCGATCCGGCCCCGAGACGCTCAATTTCTTGAGTTAATAGATCTTCCTGGCCAACCAGAATGATGGACAGAGGCCTTTCCTTTACAGCCTGAGCGGCCCCTTCTATGACCACGGCGGGGGCATGGTCGCCCCCCATGGCATCAACAGCTACTCTTATCATATCATAGTTGGTTATATGGTTATTATTCGGTTACTTCGATTAAGGTCCGGCCCTTATAAGTGCCGCAGTGAGGACAAACACGGTGCGGCAACTTGGTTTCCTGGCACTGCGGGCAAAGAGAAAGACCGGGCAACGCCAAACCCTGCTGGGCCCGCCGTTTTCCCCTCCTTGACTTTGAATGTCTTCTTTTTGGTAATCCCATATTAAATTCTCCTTATTTTTATGATCGATCCTTGAGCTTTATATCTCTCAACGCCTCAAATGGCGAGAAAGTCGCCCCTGCCCGGCAATCACATGCGGTAAGATTCAGATTGACGCCGCAATGCGGGCACAGCCCCTTACACTCCTCATGACAGAGAGGTTTAACAGGCATCTGCAAGAATATCTGCTCGGCCGCGATCTGCGCCACATCCACGGTCTCCCCGTCAAAAAAAGAAACATCCATATCCTCAGGTGAAAGTTCGATCTCAGGATAACCCTTTTCGCCGGTGGGCAACATCAACAGGAAATCAAATTCATCCGCCAGCGCCCATGCAAAATCCTCCAGGCAACGACTGCAGTTAAGTAATAGCCTGGTCTTAATATCACCCATGACCCGGATATCGCGTCCCGCCCGTTCAATCTTTATATTAACCGCGATCGGCTCCTGTACCTGAGTTATATCCTGTAGAATCTCTCTCCCGTATTCGACATGGCAGCTTAACCCTTCCTGGGGGATGTCATGTACCTTTATCTTCAAGGCTGGACCTTTAAAAACTTAAAATTACCGCAGAGTCCCGGAAGAATCAGAGATAATTTACTAATTTTTATCCTGTAATATCTGCGAGTTAAAAACTACACATAAAAAATGCATAGCTTGTCAAATATATACAAAAAACCAGTCATGTCAAGCTTAAATGGTGGCCTAATACGGGTTTTGAGAAAAAGCGGCAGGCGCTCTCATACCATAGAGGCGAGGTATTTAATGCCTCGCTCTAAGCGTTTTACTACCCTTTCCGGGCCGAGGACTTCCATCAACTCAAACAGGCCCGGGCTTACTGTTTTGCCGGTAAGTATGAGCCGAAGGGGCTGGGCTATTTTTTTAAATTTAATATCTTTTTCGGCGCAGAAACGTTCAAATGTCGCCTCCATATCCTTCTGCCGAAAGAGAGGAAGCCCTTTTAACTCTTCCAAAATCTGCTGCATGAGTCCTTTAATGTCCGGGGTAAGAAACTTCTGGGCGGATTTTTCTTCATAGTCCAATTCATCTTTAAAATAAAAGGGCATGCCCCCGGCCATCTCTACCAGCGTCTTGCTGCGCGGCTGCAGGGTAGGAATAGCCCTGGCCAGATAAGACACATCTTCCACCTTAATGCCATGCTGTTCCAGAAATGGGAGAACAAGTCGGGCCAATTTATTCGGGTCTTCTTCCTTAATATAATGGGCGTTCAGCCAGAGGAGTTTATCCGGGTTAAAGATGCCCGCAGACTTACCCACATTCTCTAAAGAGAACTTTTCAATCAATTCTTCCCGCGAGAATATCTCCTGGTCTCCATGAGACCAGCCGAGCCGGGCCAGATAGTTAAGCATGGCCTGGGGTAAGTAGCCCATCTCTTTATAGGCCAGTACGGAGGTGGCTCCGTGGCGTTTACTGAGCCTGCTTCTATCTGCGCCCAGAATCATAGGCACATGGGCAAACTCCGGCGCCGGCCAGCCCAAGGCCTCATAGAGCAATATCTGACGCGGGGTATTATTCAGGTGATCGTCGCCCCGGATAACATGGGTAATCTTCATGCTGATGTCGTCTATCACCACGGCGAAGTTGTAAGTGGGCATGCCGTCGCTGCGCTGTATAATCAGGTCATCCAGTTCTGCATTGTCAAAAACCGTTGCCCCTTTTACCAGATCGTGTACTACAGTTGTTCCGTGCTCCGGGGCGCGAAAACGGACGACGGTATCCGGTCCTTTCTCAAGACCCCGATTCCGGCAGGCGCCGTCATATTTTGGCTTTCTCCCTTCGGCCATAGCGGCCTTCCTTCTGGCATCCAATTGCTCCGGCGAACATGAACAATAATATGCCTTTCCTTCCGACACAAGGCGGTCAATGTAAGACTGATAGATATCCAGACGCTGAGATTGGAAATACGGGCCTTCGTCCCAATCAATACCCAGCCACTGGAGTCCGTCCAGAATAGCCCGGGTCGCCTCT includes:
- a CDS encoding electron transfer flavoprotein subunit beta/FixA family protein; the protein is MDIVACIKQVPNSAHVRIDPETKALVREGVESIVNPYDMHALEAGLSLKERYGGKVTVLTMGPPQAETALREALSCGADEAVLLSDRAFAGSDTWATTYILSLGIKKIGHFDLIICGKQAIDGDTAQVGPGLAERLNLPYVTYVRHIEFVENGAMRLQRLMDSGYDVLDLPLPALLTVVKEINEPRLPSLKAKIRAKNQQIPVYGAKELGADEKKIGLAGSFTEVTEIFAPKWDRKRLMIEGPVEEQVEILLKNIKQIRY
- a CDS encoding acyl-CoA dehydrogenase family protein, encoding MDYFLTDEQKMIVDLARKIAEEKVVPVRAELDEKEEFPWKIMEDLAKADLFGIYLPEKYGGFGGGCFENCLAVEQLGRACIGVATTFAASALGALPILFFGSEEQRQKYLPEIASGRKLAAFGLTEAGAGSDAGGIRTTATKDGDAYILNGTKQWITNGGEAEIYTIIALTDREKGARGASAFIVEKGEAGFSFGKKEKKMGLRASSTRELIFDHCRIPKDRLIGREGMGFIVAMRTLDLARPGIGSLSVGLAQGALDAAVQYAKERVQFGHPIISFQAVQHMLADMATQTEAGRALVYAVARYIDSNPKDISKVSAMSKLFPSDAAMQVTTDAVQVFGGYGYMKDYPVEKMMRDAKILQIYEGTNQIQRSVIGQALNKEYSRTK
- a CDS encoding beta-ketoacyl-ACP synthase III, with the translated sequence MVRTVIVGTGCHLPARVLTNQDLEKMVDTSDEWITTRSGIKERRISSKDEPCSFLATQAAKKALDMAGIKAAELDMIIVCTLTPDMLMPTAACLVQKNLGAERAAAFDLSAACSGFLYGLATADNFIRNNINFKILVIGAEVLSCRVNWKDRNTSVLFGDGAGAVVVTGRNGKRGILSNHLHADGALWKLLHIPGGGCVSPPSRQMLDDNLQYIHMQGRDVFKLAVRAMEESAREALEANNLSPQDIDLYIPHQANIRIINSIAERLQLPREKVYVNIHKYGNTSAATIPIALDEANREGRIREGDLIMLNAFGGGFTWGASLIRW
- the plsX gene encoding phosphate acyltransferase PlsX; the protein is MRVAVDAMGGDHAPAVVIEGAAQAVKERPLSIILVGQEDLLTQEIERLGAGSGHFIIQNATEVVGMDESPSEALKKKKDSSIRVTFEMVGQGRADAAVSAGNSGATLATASFVLGRLEGVERPAIAGVLPTLKGPTVMIDAGANVDCKPHHLLQFGIMGTVFSQGILGVSNPRVGLMSIGEEGAKGNLVVKKAYGLFSASSLNFIGNVEGRDVFRGDVDVIVCDGFVGNVSLKLSEGLAEAISLMLRAEIEKSLFARAGYLLCSSAFRRFKKKVDYAEYGGAPLLGINGIGIIAHGRSCPRAIKNAILMAAEFVSQKLNEHLLSNLRNSGDLQALGRRRVVSDR
- the rpmF gene encoding 50S ribosomal protein L32; the encoded protein is MGLPKRRHSKSRRGKRRAQQGLALPGLSLCPQCQETKLPHRVCPHCGTYKGRTLIEVTE
- a CDS encoding DUF177 domain-containing protein, translated to MKIKVHDIPQEGLSCHVEYGREILQDITQVQEPIAVNIKIERAGRDIRVMGDIKTRLLLNCSRCLEDFAWALADEFDFLLMLPTGEKGYPEIELSPEDMDVSFFDGETVDVAQIAAEQIFLQMPVKPLCHEECKGLCPHCGVNLNLTACDCRAGATFSPFEALRDIKLKDRS
- the gltX gene encoding glutamate--tRNA ligase; the protein is MSEARTRFSPSPTGYLHIGGARTALFNWLFARRHGGTFILRIEDTDVARSTEEATRAILDGLQWLGIDWDEGPYFQSQRLDIYQSYIDRLVSEGKAYYCSCSPEQLDARRKAAMAEGRKPKYDGACRNRGLEKGPDTVVRFRAPEHGTTVVHDLVKGATVFDNAELDDLIIQRSDGMPTYNFAVVIDDISMKITHVIRGDDHLNNTPRQILLYEALGWPAPEFAHVPMILGADRSRLSKRHGATSVLAYKEMGYLPQAMLNYLARLGWSHGDQEIFSREELIEKFSLENVGKSAGIFNPDKLLWLNAHYIKEEDPNKLARLVLPFLEQHGIKVEDVSYLARAIPTLQPRSKTLVEMAGGMPFYFKDELDYEEKSAQKFLTPDIKGLMQQILEELKGLPLFRQKDMEATFERFCAEKDIKFKKIAQPLRLILTGKTVSPGLFELMEVLGPERVVKRLERGIKYLASMV